The following DNA comes from Microbacterium foliorum.
CTTCGATCCGAAGTGGTAGAGCAGTCCGCCCTTCGACACACCTGCTGCTTTGGCGGTCGCATCGAGAGTGGCCGCACGTTCGCCCTCTTCGATGACGATCGACTCGAAGGCGTCGAGGACGCGTTCTCGGGCCAGCGGAGGTCGGGGCATCGGGGATCCTCTGTTCGTCTCGCATCACAGTATCGCGGGAGTGTGACGACTCTGTTACTATACCATCTGGACGGTTTAGTAACGGGCCGTCAGATGACTCTGAGAGGTGTTCCATGGTTCGGACTGCGTCGATTCCGACGACGGAGACGAATGCTCCCCGCGTCGGGCCCCGTGGCTGGGCGGCGCTCGTCGTGCTCATGCTGCCGGTCTTGCTGGTGTCGGTCGACAACACGGTGCTGAGCTTCGCGCTCCCGGAGATATCCATCGCGCTCGCTCCCACCGGGGCCGAGCAGCTGTGGATCATCGACGTCTACCCGCTCGTTCTCGCCGGTCTGCTCGTCACGATGGGAACGCTCGGCGATCGCTTCGGACGTCGCCGGATGCTGCTGATCGGCGCGACCGGCTTCGCCGTGGTGTCGGCTCTCGCAGCCTTCGCTCCGACAGCCGGTCTGTTGATCGCGGCCCGCGCGCTGCTCGGATTCTTCGGCGCCATGCTGATGCCCTCGACGCTGTCGCTGCTGCGCTCGATCTTCCAGAACCGTGACCAGCGACGACTCGCGATCGCTGTCTGGGCATCGGCATTCTCGGCAGGGGCGGCTCTCGGGCCGATCGTCGGCGGGTTCCTGCTGGAGCATTTCGCCTGGGGCTCGGTCTTCCTGATCGCCGTCCCCGTGCTCATCCCGTTGCTCATCGCCGCACCCCTGCTCGTCCCCGAGAGCCGTGACCCGAACCCGGGGCGCATCGACATCGTGAGCATCGTGCTGTCGATGGCTGCGATGATCCCCGTGGTCTACGCGATCAAGTCGCTGGCCGTGGATGGTCCGAGTCTCACGGCGGGTGCCTGGGCTCTTCTCGGCATCGCGATGGGATATCTGTTCGTGCGTCGTCAGCTGAGCGCCGAGGTTCCCATGCTCGACATGGCGCTCTTCCGGCGAGGGTCCTTCTCCGGGGCGATCCTGGTGAACCTTCTCAGCGTGGTCGCACTCGTGGGCTTCCTCTACTTCGTGTCGCAGCACCTCCAGCTGGTTCTCGGGCTATCCCCGATGACCGCGGGGGCGGCGCTCGTTCCCGGCATGATCGCCATGATCGTGGCCGGACTCTCGGTGGTGCCCATCTCACGTCGCGTACGTCCGCACGTGCTGGTGCCGGCCGGCCTCATCTTCTCGGTGGTCGGCTACTTGCTCGTGGCATTCACGACTGTCGACCACGGTGTCGCACCGCTCATCATCGCCTTCGTGGTGCTGGGCATCGGCATCGGGGCCGCAGAGACGATCTCGAACGAGCTCATCCTCTCGAGCGCTCCGGCCGAGAAGGCCGGTGCCGCGAGCGCCGTGTCGGAGACGGCGTACGAACTCGGGGCGGTGCTCGGCACAGCCGTGCTCGGCGGTCTCATCACCGCTTTCTACCGCGGCGCGCTCGTGGTCCCCGCCGGGATCCCCGCCGAGGCGGCTCACGCGGCGACGGAGACGCTCGCCGGGGCGTACACGGCGGCTCAGGACCTTCCCGGGCAGCTCGGAGATGCGCTGTGGGACGCAGCATCCGCGGCGTTCGGTTCTGGCGTCATGGTGACCTCGCTGATCGGAGCGGGGCTGGTCGTCCTCGCCGGAGCTATCGCGGCCGTCACACTGCGCAAGGCGCCCACGCACTGACCAGTACGCTGGGAGAACCGGCCCGCTCGGCATCCGCCCGAGTGCGGGTCGGTTCATCCCGATGCAAGGAGTGTCATGTCGCGTGTCGTGAAGCTGGCCGTCATCCCCGGTGACGGAATCGGCCCAGAGGTCGTCGCCGAGGCCGAGAAGGTCCTCGACGCTGTCACCGCGTCCAGCGATGTGACGTTCGATAAGACCCGCTTCTCTCTCGGCGCAGCCCGCTTCCTCGAGACGGGTGACACGCTGACCGATGACGACCTGCAGTCGATCGCCGGTCACGATGCGATCCTGCTCGGCGCCGTCGGCG
Coding sequences within:
- a CDS encoding MFS transporter, which encodes MVRTASIPTTETNAPRVGPRGWAALVVLMLPVLLVSVDNTVLSFALPEISIALAPTGAEQLWIIDVYPLVLAGLLVTMGTLGDRFGRRRMLLIGATGFAVVSALAAFAPTAGLLIAARALLGFFGAMLMPSTLSLLRSIFQNRDQRRLAIAVWASAFSAGAALGPIVGGFLLEHFAWGSVFLIAVPVLIPLLIAAPLLVPESRDPNPGRIDIVSIVLSMAAMIPVVYAIKSLAVDGPSLTAGAWALLGIAMGYLFVRRQLSAEVPMLDMALFRRGSFSGAILVNLLSVVALVGFLYFVSQHLQLVLGLSPMTAGAALVPGMIAMIVAGLSVVPISRRVRPHVLVPAGLIFSVVGYLLVAFTTVDHGVAPLIIAFVVLGIGIGAAETISNELILSSAPAEKAGAASAVSETAYELGAVLGTAVLGGLITAFYRGALVVPAGIPAEAAHAATETLAGAYTAAQDLPGQLGDALWDAASAAFGSGVMVTSLIGAGLVVLAGAIAAVTLRKAPTH